One Rhizoctonia solani chromosome 2, complete sequence DNA segment encodes these proteins:
- a CDS encoding cuticle-degrading protease encodes MRAAFFSVAALAVILPALGAPANIPIGKHAGPVKANSYIIKLKDGVSKDAHLNALLSASTAGSSIEYKYEQVFQGYAATLKGKDLDYVRQSKDVEYILEDGIFTIQYEQGDEAEALKRMAAEAETAVVPEKLSKRANGSGVVVYGIDTGIYTAHSTFGGRASWGATFGGYANADGNGHGTHTAGTAVGTTYGVATSAKIVAIKVLSDAGSGAYSDIIAGVNWVVSNKGSSPAVATMSLGGSANSALDSAISSAIGKGVHFSIAAGNSNVDAANTSPARVAAANTVGAVDSSNRKASFSNYGSVLDVWALGVNVLSAWIGSTTATNTISGTSMATPRVAGYLAVALGDYGSVTPASLSASLKSHAIAAVTGAPSGTTNLLAQRW; translated from the exons ATGCGCGCCGCTTTCTTCTCCGTCGCCGCCCTTGCGGTCATCCTCCCTGCTCTTGGTGCCCCCGCCAATATCCCCATCGGCAAGCATGCTGGTCCGGTCAAGGCTAACTCGTACATCAT CAAACTCAAGGATGGTGTTTCCAAGGACGCTCACTTGAATGCGCTCCTCTCGGCTTCGACTGCGGGCTCTAGCATCGAGTACAAGTATGAGCAGGTCTTCCAAGGCTATGctgccacactcaagggCAAGGACCTCGACTATGTCCGTCAATCCAAGGACGTCGAGTACATCCTCGAGGATGGTATTTTCACCATCCAATACGA ACAAGGTGACGAGGCTGAAGCCTTGAAGCGCATGGCTGCTGAAGCCGAGACCGCCGTTGTCCCCGAGAAGTTGAGCAAGCGTGCCAACGGCTCCGGCGTAGTTGTCTACGGTATCGACACC GGTATCTATACCGCTCACTCTACCTTTGGAGGACGGGCGTCCTGGGGTGCCACCTTTGGCGGT TATGCCAATGCCGATGGAAATGGCCACGGAACAC ACACCGCCGGCACTGCTGTTGGTACCACCTATGGTGTCGCTACCTCGGCTAAGATCGTTGCTATCAAGG TCCTCTCGGATGCTGGCTCTGGCGCCTACTCCGATATCATTGCCGGAGTCAACTGGGTCGTCTCCAACAAGGGCTCCAGCCCTGCAGTCGCCACCATGTCCCTCGGCGGATCGGCTAACTCCGCTCTCGACTCGGCAATCAGCAGTGCGATTGGCAAAGGTGTTCACTTCTCTATTGCCGCTGGTAACAGCAATGTCGACGCTGCCAACACCTCCCCTGCCCGTGTTGCTGCAGCCAACACCGTCGGTGCTGTTGACTCGAGCAACCGCAAGGCGTCGTTCTCCAACTACGGTTCCGTTCTTGACGTCTGGGCTCTCGGTGTCAACGTCTTGAGCGCCTGGATCGGCAGCACTACTGCGACCAACACTATCTCTGGTACATCCATGGCCAC TCCTCGCGTCGCTGGCTATCTTGCCGTTGCTCTCGGTGACTATGGCAGTGTTACCCCCGCCAGTCTTAGCGCAAGCCTCAAATCCCATGCCATTGCAGCTGTCACCGGCGCACCTTCCGGAACTACCAACTTGTTGGCTCAGCGCTGGTAA
- a CDS encoding subtilisin-like protease 8, with translation MRTALLVSALAFVAPVFGAPTGTVVPIAKRAGPVVPDSYIVRLKGDTSKSLFFALLDPIFKAASSGIIHDYRDCGNYPEVALKLSGDALAFVQRMKEVESIEQDEMIFLPEYEEVTGLNIASHTNAERHRRHDTLAGRAYESSKRGEGVNIYGIDTGINTNHVCFEGRAVFGKSFVEGEGEGDGNGHGTPGKGFGPAIYAKVIAVKVLSSMGSGSTSGVIAGVCWAYSDFKAKGVSSVAIMSLGGPLSPPLDRAVKNAIDGGMHFSIAAGNSDLPADLFSPARVESANTVGAVDSNNHKASFSNYGPSVDVWYSGVNVTSAWITSNDATRVLSGTSMAAPGVAGITACMLSKCPSLNKPSIMSEELRKHAVVQAKFSNATQADLTPNKGVAQLWDCSY, from the exons ATGCGCACCGCACTCCTTGTATCTGCTCTTGCATTTGTTGCCCCTGTGTTCGGCGCACCAACAGGTACCGTCGTTCCTATTGCCAAGCGCGCGGGACCTGTTGTACCCGACTCGTACATTGT CCGACTCAAGGGAGACACCTCGAAGAGCTTGTTTTTCGCTTTGCTCGATCCAATCTTTAAAGCCGCCAGCTCTGGTATCATTCATGACTATCGCGACTGCGGAAATTACCCTGAGGTTGCCCTGAAGCTCTCGGGCGATGCTTTGGCTTTTGTCCAGCGCATGAAAGAGGTCGAGTCTATTGAACAGGATGAGATGATCTTCTTACCGGAGTACGAGGAGGTTACTGG ACTCAATATTGCCTCGCACACCAATGCAGAGCGCCATAGGCGACATGATACTCTTGCAGGTCGTGCCTATGAATCTAGCAAGCGTGGTGAAGGTGTAAATATATACGGGATTGATACT GGCATCAATACTAATCACGTATGCTTTGAGGGGCGAGCAGTGTTTGGCAAGTCCTTCGTAGAG GGTGAAGGTGAAGGTGATGGCAATGGCCATGGAACCC CCGGGAAAGGATTTGGCCCTGCCATATACGCTAAAGTAATTGCAGTAAAGG TCCTGAGCTCGATGGGGTCTGGTAGTACCTCCGGTGTTATTGCGGGTGTATGCTGGGCCTATAGCGATTTCAAAGCAAAGGGGGTGTCATCTGTAGCCATTATGTCCCTAGGCGGGCCGCTTTCTCCTCCACTGGATCGTGCAGTCAAAAACGCTATCGATGGCGGAATGCACTTTTCCATAGCTGCTGGAAATAGTGACTTACCTGCGGATCTGTTCAGTCCAGCCCGCGTAGAGTCGGCCAATACGGTTGGAGCGGTGGATTCGAACAACCACAAGGCCTCTTTTTCAAATTACGGGCCATCCGTCGATGTCTGGTATTCGGGAGTTAACGTTACGAGCGCATGGATTACCAGTAACGATGCGACAAGGGTTTTATCTGGCACCTCGATGGCTGC ACCTGGTGTTGCTGGTATCACGGCGTGCATGCTTTCAAAGTGCCCAAGTTTGAACAAGCCTTCTATTATGTCTGAAGAGCTGCGGAAGCACGCTGTTGTTCAGGCCAAATTCTCCAATGCAACTCAGGCGGACCTGACTCCAAACAAGGGTGTTGCTCAGCTTTGGGACTGCAGTTATTAA
- a CDS encoding F-box-like protein, protein MQAAGPFRALQQWKDAQEALDHAVQHYLESTILLQSQTHNSACSVESQSVRNTLSETWINKAPIPDKHSILARAQVHLNQMRNSMIQVNSLPPELLLRIFRFVASTFRAIENQSITTPSPSHQDNYKDLIIATHVCSYWRNILISTPSFWSRFDFDMRNKIEAEYERAELYSNRACGVPQSLFIEEHASRYFYHESFDIFQNLFRSRLDNLTQIVMLNFSSLDLVRETMSHWLQHGRPGTLRALTIQMDSKVEISEPIQTKHRDFIGRMSQMLDPIHSLSLLGVVFAWDSLIYHNLTQLHIGGIPYEVSPHIHNVLDILSNSPRLQKLRINNMAILQCDQVSTHPVYLTELEQLELMELTYESLDVLLPMIFPQSKGLNIRITLLSIDDHVVSAINSFLGRTDVARLCAQQDLIARCLPAVPNISTLIVDLKGQPEDSCLSKFSYIDASTGVRVLRCPNLQTLHLHSGSIPIEAIQEVIETHPTIRKLWFSTCYIEPFEDELLYWLKPYVENVRFDPRLGEGATDDWTHVMI, encoded by the coding sequence ATGCAAGCAGCGGGTCCTTTTCGTGCGCTCCAGCAATGGAAGGATGCGCAAGAGGCCTTGGATCATGCCGTGCAGCACTATCTTGAAAGCACTATATTACTTCAGTCTCAAACTCATAATAGTGCCTGCTCTGTCGAATCACAATCCGTACGGAACACTTTGTCTGAAACTTGGATCAACAAAGCGCCGATTCCTGATAAACACTCAATACTTGCGCGGGCCCAGGTTCATCTCAACCAAATGCGAAACTCGATGATCCAGGTTAATAGTTTGCCACCCGAACTCTTGCTTAGGATCTTCCGCTTTGTTGCTAGCACTTTTCGCGCGATCGAGAATCAATCCATCACGACTCCCTCTCCTTCTCATCAAGATAACTACAAAGACTTGATCATTGCTACTCATGTTTGTTCTTATTGGCGGAACATTCTTATTAGTACGCCATCGTTCTGGTCTCGGTTCGATTTCGATATGCGGAATAAGATCGAGGCGGAATATGAACGGGCCGAACTGTACTCAAACCGAGCTTGCGGAGTGCCCCAATCCTTATTTATCGAAGAGCACGCCTCGCGTTATTTCTATCACGAGAGCTTTGACATATTTCAGAACCTTTTCCGGTCACGGCTAGACAACTTAACACAAATAGTCATGCTCAATTTCTCGAGCCTTGACCTCGTGAGGGAAACAATGTCACATTGGCTGCAACACGGGAGGCCAGGGACGCTTCGTGCTTTGACAATTCAGATGGACTCAAAAGTTGAGATATCCGAGCCAATCCAAACCAAACACCGCGATTTCATCGGAAGAATGTCCCAAATGCTAGACCCAATTCACTCGCTCTCTCTTTTAGGCGTGGTATTCGCCTGGGACAGCCTAATCTACCACAATTTAACCCAGTTACACATCGGCGGTATCCCTTACGAGGTTTCTCCACATATACACAATGTTCTAGATATTCTTTCCAATAGCCCAAGGCTACAAAAACTGAGGATCAATAATATGGCAATCCTTCAATGCGATCAAGTCTCCACCCATCCAGTTTATCTCACAGAACTTGAGCAGCTGGAGCTAATGGAGCTAACCTATGAAAGCCTCGATGTGCTACTACCGATGATCTTCCCTCAGTCAAAGGGTCTTAATATTCGTATAACTCTCTTGTCTATCGACGACCATGTGGTATCGGCAATTAACTCGTTCTTGGGTCGTACCGATGTCGCCCGACTATGTGCACAACAAGATTTGATCGCTCGGTGTTTACCGGCTGTGCCAAACATATCCACCCTCATTGTTGATCTCAAGGGACAACCCGAAGATTCATGTCTTTCCAAATTCTCCTATATTGACGCTTCAACCGGTGTGCGAGTCCTCCGATGCCCCAACCTTCAGACACTGCATCTTCACTCGGGATCCATTCCCATAGAAGCTATCCAAGAAGTGATCGAAACGCATCCTACCATACGAAAACTTTGGTTTTCCACTTGTTATATTGAACCATTCGAGGACGAGCTTTTGTATTGGCTGAAGCCTTATGTGGAGAACGTTCGTTTTGATCCAAGGTTAGGCGAGGGGGCGACTGATGATTGGACTCATGTTATGATTTGA
- a CDS encoding tyrosinase, with amino-acid sequence MFLTTQHSLLLWTSLFIALPGALLAPTKGPECTNPAIRREWNTLPQSQRDAFHNAVKCLQTKPSRIESGGVSKTLFDDYTYIHLQLEPLVHRVAALYPWHRYFTSLREKDMNECGYTEPLPYWDWTRNAASAAAFRNATVFDPILGFGSPSTPQGNSTVVCVDNGPYAGFQLNVPEPHCLGRGFSVDDEMVGNWTSSTVNTILEYPDFVRFWNNSESQPHNLIHLAVGGDLFAIYSPNEPLFFLHHAQVDRLWTLWQGRNATRLLDYQGNTIQNSTVFNATLQDTLDFMGLGDNRSVESVMDTLSNGLCYKYDDDE; translated from the exons ATGTTCTTGACCACCCAGCACAGTTTGCTCCTCTGGACTAGTCTCTTTATTGCCTTGCCCGGCGCACTTCTAGCACCTACCAAGGGGCCTGAGTGCACCAACCCGGCTATTCGTCGGGAGTGGAACACTCTCCCGCAGTCCCAGCGGGATGCCTTTCACAACGCAGTCAAGTGTCTGCAGACCAAGCCCAGCAGAATAGAGTCTGGAGGAGTGAGCAAGACGCTGTTCGACGACTACACCTACATTCATCTTCAGTTAGAACCATTGG TTCACAGAGTCGCTGCGCTGTATCCTTGGCACCGTTACTTTACGTCTCTACGTGAGAAG GATATGAACGAGTGTGGCTACACGGAGCCGCTTCCTTACTGGGATTGGACCCGCAACGCAGCCAGCGCGGCCGCTTTCAGAAACGCGACCGTCTTCGATCCCATTCTCGGGTTCGGAAGTCCCAGTACTCCTCAAGGCAACTCGACTGTGGTCTGCGTTGACAACGGCCCATATGCCGGATTCCAG TTGAACGTACCCGAGCCACATTGCCTGGGACGTGGCTTCTCCGTAGACGATGAAATGGTCGGTAACTGGACAAGCTCGACGGTAAACACAATCCTGGAATACCCAGACTTTGTGCGCTTTTGGAACAACTCGGAGA GTCAACCTCACAATCTTATCCACCTGGCAGTCGGCGGTGATTTGTTCGCAATTTACTCGCCCAACGAACCGCTT TTCTTCCTGCATCACGCGCAGGTTGACCGTCTGTGGACGCTCTGGCAAGGCAGAAACGCCACTCGGCTGTTAGACTACCAGGGAAATACCATCCAGAATTCGACTGTCTTCAACGCGACTTTGCAAGACACGCTAGACTTTATGGGACTTGGGGATAACCGATCGGTCGAGAGTGTGATGGACACCCTGTCGAACGGGCTATGCTACAAG tacgacgacgacgagtgA